The DNA segment TACTGAAATCCGAAAGAGGAGGACGTGAATGATTTACAAGTTTAACGTGAAAACCAAATCGAGAGTCGAATTCATCGATATCACCTCTCAGGTGCGCGAGATCGTGAGGGAAAGCGGAGTCGGTGAAGGCGTATGTTACGTTTTCGCCCCTCACACCACAGCGGCGATCACCATAAACGAAAACGCTGACCCGGACGTGGTAAGGGACATCATATATGAATTGAACAAGATCATACCGTTTGAGGATAGATATGCCCATGTGGAGGGCAACTCCGCCGCGCACATAAAATCGACTCTGGTCGGCTCCTCTGAGGTGGTCCTTATAGAAGACGGTGACCTGCTGCTGGGCACATGGCAGGCGATCTACCTCTGTGAGTTCGACGGCCCCCGAACGAGAAGGGTCTTCGTCAAAGTGGCGGAATGTTAAATTAGCGCCGGTCACACTCCCCCTGATCCACCAGGTTGACATAATTAGGAGATGTATGTTAGGATAATCGCATGAGATAAGGGGGGCGCTCGATGAAAGAGGCTATGCTTTACGAAAAACTGGATGGTAATAGGGTCAGGTGTGGTCTTTGCAATCACAGATGCTTAATCCCCGACGGCCAGAGGGGAATATGTAGGGTGCGCGAAAATCGAGGTGGTACGCTCTACTCGCTGGTCTACGCCAAAGCCATCGCCGCTCATGTCGATCCGATAGAGAAAAAGCCCATCTTCCATCTGGCGCCCGGGTCAGCATCGATGTCCATAGCTACGGTGGGATGTAACTTCAGATGTCCGTTTTGCCAGAACTGGCAGATATCACAGATTCAGGATCCGAAGGGGAGGATAAAGGGGCAGGATTTCCCGCCTGAAGATGTCGTCGCCACGGCAAAGCACTATCGATGTAGGAGCATTTCCTACACATATACTGAGCCGACCATATTTTTCGAATACGCCTACGACACGGCGAAACTCGCCCATGAGGAGGGCCTTTACAACATCTTCGTCACGAACGGCTTTATGACCGTGGAGGCCCTTGAAACAATAGACGGATATCTCGACGCCGCCAATGTGGACCTTAAATCCTTTCGCGATGAGACTTACAGGAGGTTGGGCGGCAGGCTGGAAGGGGTGTTAGAGTCGCTCAAAGCCATGAAAGGGCTCGGCGTCTGGGTTGAGGTAACTACCCTGCTCGTGCCGGGGTTCAACGACTCGAAGGAGGAGATCAGAGACATAGCAAGGTTCATCTCCAAGGAGCTCGGCCCGGAAACACCATGGCACATATCGAGGTTCCATCCGGACTACAGGATGCTCGATTCACGTCCCACTCCCATCTCGACCATCCAGATGGCCCGCGAGATAGGGTTTGAGGAGGGGCTCAGATACGTCTACTCCGGAAATGTCCCCGGAGATCCAGGTGAGAATACCTATTGCCACAACTGTGGAGCCCTCTTGGTAGAGCGCTTCGGGTTCAGGGTTGTTCAGAACAGAATACGTCATTCAAAGTGTCCTGACTGTGGGACACCGGTCAGCGGCGTGGAGATGTCAGGGTGATCATATCGGAGG comes from the Candidatus Poribacteria bacterium genome and includes:
- a CDS encoding YjbQ family protein — encoded protein: MIYKFNVKTKSRVEFIDITSQVREIVRESGVGEGVCYVFAPHTTAAITINENADPDVVRDIIYELNKIIPFEDRYAHVEGNSAAHIKSTLVGSSEVVLIEDGDLLLGTWQAIYLCEFDGPRTRRVFVKVAEC
- the amrS gene encoding AmmeMemoRadiSam system radical SAM enzyme; the encoded protein is MKEAMLYEKLDGNRVRCGLCNHRCLIPDGQRGICRVRENRGGTLYSLVYAKAIAAHVDPIEKKPIFHLAPGSASMSIATVGCNFRCPFCQNWQISQIQDPKGRIKGQDFPPEDVVATAKHYRCRSISYTYTEPTIFFEYAYDTAKLAHEEGLYNIFVTNGFMTVEALETIDGYLDAANVDLKSFRDETYRRLGGRLEGVLESLKAMKGLGVWVEVTTLLVPGFNDSKEEIRDIARFISKELGPETPWHISRFHPDYRMLDSRPTPISTIQMAREIGFEEGLRYVYSGNVPGDPGENTYCHNCGALLVERFGFRVVQNRIRHSKCPDCGTPVSGVEMSG